In the Solanum pennellii chromosome 5, SPENNV200 genome, one interval contains:
- the LOC107018972 gene encoding DNA-directed RNA polymerase III subunit RPC4-like isoform X2: MQRFNEASAKIKHKVEKKGPTQVAFGYGGSSSSLKSYGHYTKVSGSMSDGGIGGERVQKEYTEPWDYYTNYPVTLPVRRPYSGNPELLDEEEFGEASQSLTYDENSIKPAMDLGLMEENLEEKMFLVQLPTMPMLKQSIKTEGSEMANSSKPSKAKACSLNELPAGLMGKLLVYKSGAVKLKLGETLFNVSPGMDCSFAQDVVAVNTEEKYCSNIGELTKRIIITPDVDSLLDSF, encoded by the exons ATGCAGCGCTTCAAT GAAGCATCTgcaaaaattaaacataaagtTGAAAAGAAAG GGCCTACTCAAGTTGCATTTGGTTATGGAGgttcatcatcttcattgaaATCATATGGCCATTATACCAAGGTTTCTGGATCAATGTCCGATG GTGGTATCGGTGGGGAGCGAGTGCAGAAGGAATACACCGAGCCATGG GATTACTATACCAACTATCCTGTAACACTTCCCGTGAGGAGGCCCTATTCAGGAAATCCAG AACTTCTTGATGAGGAAGAATTTGGGGAAGCTTCCCAAAGCTTGACTTATGATGAGAATTCCATAAAACCAGCGATGGATCTTGGTCTAATG GAGGAGAATCTGGAGGAAAAGATGTTCTTGGTGCAATTACCAACCATGCCAATGTTGAAGCAATCTATTAAAACAGAAGGCAGTGAGATGGCAAACAGCTCGAAGCCTTCAAAGGCTAAGGCCTGCAGTTTGAATGAGTTACCTGCAGGATTGATGGGTAAATTGTTAGTGTACAAAAGCGGCGCTGTTAAGCTGAAGCTTGGTGAAACACTTTTTAAT GTTTCTCCAGGTATGGATTGCTCGTTTGCCCAGGATGTTGTTGCGGTTAATACAGAAGAGAAGTATTGCTCTAACATTGGGGAGCTCACTAAGCGTATCATTATAACACCAGATGTGGATTCACTCTTGGATTCTTTCTGA
- the LOC107018972 gene encoding uncharacterized protein LOC107018972 isoform X1 encodes MMDSDSFATKAPRKMRFAPKGPPRRAQKTVLPKPENVEADVDAAKAEELMQRFNEASAKIKHKVEKKGPTQVAFGYGGSSSSLKSYGHYTKVSGSMSDGGIGGERVQKEYTEPWDYYTNYPVTLPVRRPYSGNPELLDEEEFGEASQSLTYDENSIKPAMDLGLMEENLEEKMFLVQLPTMPMLKQSIKTEGSEMANSSKPSKAKACSLNELPAGLMGKLLVYKSGAVKLKLGETLFNVSPGMDCSFAQDVVAVNTEEKYCSNIGELTKRIIITPDVDSLLDSF; translated from the exons ATGATGGATTCAGATTCTTTTGCAACGAAAGCACCTAGAAAG ATGAGATTTGCACCCAAAGGTCCTCCTCGTAGAGCGCAGAAAACTGTTCTGCCCAAAcc AGAAAACGTTGAAGCTGATGTTGATGCCGCTAAAGCAGAGGAATTGATGCAGCGCTTCAAT GAAGCATCTgcaaaaattaaacataaagtTGAAAAGAAAG GGCCTACTCAAGTTGCATTTGGTTATGGAGgttcatcatcttcattgaaATCATATGGCCATTATACCAAGGTTTCTGGATCAATGTCCGATG GTGGTATCGGTGGGGAGCGAGTGCAGAAGGAATACACCGAGCCATGG GATTACTATACCAACTATCCTGTAACACTTCCCGTGAGGAGGCCCTATTCAGGAAATCCAG AACTTCTTGATGAGGAAGAATTTGGGGAAGCTTCCCAAAGCTTGACTTATGATGAGAATTCCATAAAACCAGCGATGGATCTTGGTCTAATG GAGGAGAATCTGGAGGAAAAGATGTTCTTGGTGCAATTACCAACCATGCCAATGTTGAAGCAATCTATTAAAACAGAAGGCAGTGAGATGGCAAACAGCTCGAAGCCTTCAAAGGCTAAGGCCTGCAGTTTGAATGAGTTACCTGCAGGATTGATGGGTAAATTGTTAGTGTACAAAAGCGGCGCTGTTAAGCTGAAGCTTGGTGAAACACTTTTTAAT GTTTCTCCAGGTATGGATTGCTCGTTTGCCCAGGATGTTGTTGCGGTTAATACAGAAGAGAAGTATTGCTCTAACATTGGGGAGCTCACTAAGCGTATCATTATAACACCAGATGTGGATTCACTCTTGGATTCTTTCTGA